Genomic DNA from Nitrosarchaeum koreense MY1:
TTTTTCCCGATAAAGAATCTAGATTTTGGGGCATATGTGAAGATTCAGAAACTGTTCCGGTACCTACATACAATTTTTTATCAGGACCAAATTTTAAAAAGCCACCGTTTGTAAACACAGAACCAGGTATTTTATCAAAGATAGTTTTTGCATCAACTAGTTTGTTTTCAGATTCAGTAATTTGCAGTATTTTATTCCACAGTTCGCCATTTTCTTCATATGTCAAAAAAACATAGATTAGATGATTGTTTGAAAAATCAGGATGTAGTGCAATCCCCAGTAATCCGCCATCAAATACTTTTGCGGGACGCAATGCAGCAAGTGGTTCATCAAGCAGAGTGTTATTTTGAATAACTCTAATGAGTCCATCTTTTTCTGTCACAAAAATTCTATCATCAGATATTGCAATGGAACGTGGTTCATCAAGATTTTCTGCCAAAATATCTACAGAATTGTTTTCAGGAACTGGTGAAAGTGGTTCTGGAATCGGTAATGAATTAGAAGAGAATGTCAAATAAAATATTGAAAATGATAATGCAGCTATAATTCCTGCGATTCTTAGTTTTTTGTCCATAAAAAATCATTCAATTGAAATCCTATTAATTACTTTCAAGAATTTGATAAAGCGTATATACGGCTCGTGCTCATTCATGTATCAGCGGGGTGGGGAAGCCAGACTCTTTAGGGCTAGGTCATCCCGGCGGGCTCATAACCCGCAGTTCAGTAGTTCAAATCTACTCCCCGCTACTTAGTTATCATATACACAAAACCATGAAGATGATTCATCAAATTTTGATTCCTTGTTAATTCTTCCAATTCTTTGTACTGGTCTACTAAGATGTCTATGTGCAGAAACTATTGGAACATACAGTTGCTTTTTGATTTTTCTAGGAATTTCTCTAGATACTTTATTTTCAGATTTTTTACCACATTTTATACATTGAAAACCTTGATTGTTTCCTTTTGATTTCATCTTTTTATTACATTTTTTACAATTTGGATTAGATTTTATCATATTTTTTTTAAGTTCGATTATATCAATAAATTCAAGATTTAGAATCCGTGGGTGATTTTTTGATGCTTTTCTAATACCACCGCCAACACAAACTTTGTCTCCTTTGATCAAACTCGATGCCACAGATGTTATTCCAGTAGGTTTGTACACAGCACAACATAATTCAAATCCATCTGAATTAATAGAGAAAAAAACATGACCACCTTTTACTATCGTTGGTTCATCAGATATAATACCAGTAATTTTTCCGGAAGCATAAGGTTTAATATTTTTTGGATTTAGTTCATTTTTTAAATGGTCTCCAGTGCCTTGATTAGATTTGAATATCATATAACCAGATAATTTTTCACTTGTTTTCAAAATTTTAGTTGCACGTAATAGTGAATCTATATTTTCGCCACGTACGCCGTAAAAAACAGGATCAGGACCATGAGGAGTAATTAAAACTCGCTCTTTTTTATTATCGAAGCTGTTAAATGTAAACGGTAATGTTTTTTCCTGCATTATCTTTACACTTTTAGCAGAAAGATTTCGTTTTTTTCCAAATTTAGAATTTTTTCTATAGCTTAATAGCTCCAATGTATGATCTTTAAAATCATAACCAATTGCACCGATAGCACCTACAAGACCTTGACCATTTCCTTGATAAAAAAATTCCATGTTATTTTTTCGGGCAAATTTTTTTGCATGATTTCTGTTTATCAATTGCCATAAAGCTAATTTACTAAATTTAGAAAACTGATCTGGAATTTCTTTATTCTCATAAAAAACTAATCCAGGGTTTGCACCATTTTTGATGTCAGAGTATTTTTCTACAAGTTTTTTAATATGATTTTTAATTTTAGATGAATTTTTTGTTCTTATTTTCATTGAAACTGCACCATTTCCTCGTGTTTTCCAAGGAATGTTTGGATTAAATCGAATTAATTTTGGGAAATCTAGAAATTCAATATCTTGTTTTTTTAGTGAATCAACAATTTTGTAAGCAAGAAAAGTTGTGCACATTCCTTTTGGAGAATCTGTATCATCAAAACCGATATTGAGTATTTGTGAATTAGCCATAAACAAATTATAGAATTTCAGACATTTTTAGTTGTTGGAAGGTACAGTTGGTTTAAATTAATAACACCATATTTTTAGCTGGAATTGATAGTAATAGATGAAGAACGCATATTCAAAGAAATTGAAATAAAGAAACCTGCTTCAGTATCACTAAACGGGCCAGATGGAATTCTACCTCAAGTACAAGAAACTGCAATGAATATCACTAGGCGATTTGGTATTCCTGCATACGTATTAGCTGATACGACCTGGGGAACGTGTGATCTTAATTCAAATGGTTCCAAAGTATTAGGAGCTGAAATTCAATTTAATATTGGACATACAATAAATACAGAGTCATTTGAAAAAAATCTAATTCTAATTAATGCATTTGACGATGTTGAATTTGATAGCGTTGCCAAAAAATGTGTTGACATTCTTAAGGGAAAGCAAATATCGTTGGTCACTGATAGTCAGCATTTACATCAAATGGATAAAGTAAATGAGATTTTGACTAACGGAGGAGTTTATGTGAAAATTGGAAAAGGTAAAGGACAATTAAATGATGGACAAGTGTTTGGTTGCGAATTTTATCCAGCCACAGAGCTTAAAGACAAAGTCGATGCATATGTTTTCTTAGGACAAAGTAATTTTCATGCAGCTGGAATTGCTCTATCAACTAACAAGCTAACGTATGTTTTAGATCCATATTTTAACGAAGTACGTGAAGTGACAGAATTTGCTCAAAAATTAAAAAAGAAAGCTACACTTGCAATATACAAAGCAGCTGATGCTCAATCATTTGGAATAATCATAGGACTTAAAGAAGGACAGTTATCCAAAGTATTTGCTTTAAAATTTAAAAAAGAATTAGAAAAAGAAGGAAAAACTGTTCAATTATTTGCATTAACAGATATCACAAATGAGAGATTAAAAAATCTAAAAGGTATTGATGCATTTATTCAAGTAGCATGTCCTAGAATTTCTACAGATAACCAATTTGATAAGCCTGTTCTTTCAACACCACAAGCAAACGCACTTTTAAAAATATTAAGACATGAAAGCATTGATGAATATCTAGAAATTCCTCATTGGCTTTAAAATTAAGATATTAGTTTTTGAAATTTTTGATTTCCAATTAGTTTTTCAAAAGATTTAGTTTTTTTTGCTTTGATTTTATATTGAATTCCTTGTGAAATTGCTTTTTCAAGTGTATCAAGTGAATCATCGAACCTAGAAAGCATTGCAAAATTACAAGATTTGTCAAAAAGAACATCACCGTTATTAGGATAATCCTCTAAAATAATATCACAACAATGAATTGATTCTTCAAAACTATTCAACGAAAACAAAATTCTTTCTTTATGATATAAAACAATGTTGTATTTGGGATTGTTTTTTAAAATAGCATTACAGTAAATTAATGCGTCAGTAAATGCACCTTTTTTTCTCAGCGAAGATATTTTATTTACTAAAACAGACAGATCGTTAGGATCTAATTTTAATGCAATATCATAGCATTGAATTGCACCATCATAATTTTTTAACTTATTTAATGCATATCCTTTGTTGTTAAGCGAAGCAATATGATTTGAATCATCATCTAAAATTTTATCATAATAAGTAATTGCGTCTTGCAATTTTCCTTTTAAAAACAATCTATTTGCTTCATCAAGAAGTGAATCAATTTTTGGATTACCAGCCATAATTGATTCTAAATTATGGTTTCATTAAGATTTTACCAAAGAGACCTTTGCCAGTTAACATTTTAGTATGAGCTTCTACTGCTTGTTCAAATGTATAAACAGAATCAATAATAGATCTTATTTTTCCCTGAGACATCCAATATAGAGCATGTTCTAATTCAGATCTAGTTCCCTGAGTTGAGCCTAAAATATTAATTCCTTTGAAAAAAATGTGGCGCAAATCTGTTTTAGCGTCATAGCCAGTTGTTGCTCCAGTAGTAACAATTGTTGCACCATACTTTAACAAAGTTAATTCTTTATTCCAATGGGAACCACCAATGTGCTCAAAAATTACATCTATCCCTGGAGAATCACCAAATGGTTTGATAATTTTTTTAGCAATATCACGAATTTCTTTATGCCAATCTTCTTTTCTATGATCTACTGCATAATCAGCACCTAGTTCTAATAATTGATTTAACTTATCAGGACTAGCTGTTGCAATTACGGTACAGCCAAATAATTTAGCTATCTGAATTCCATAATTTCCTACACCAGAACTGCCACCCATAACCAATACCAATTGTCCAGGTTGAATCTTTGCTCTACCAACTAACATATGCCATGAGGTAAGCAGAGTCATAGAAGCTGCAGCTGCGGATTCATATGTTACATTATCAGGTATTTTTACAACATTTACTTCTGGTAAATGTGTAACTTCACAATATCCTCCCCAAAGTGGACCAGTTTCAAATCCCCAAATTTTTCTCTTTTTGCAATCATATTCTCTTCCACTTGTACATAATTTACAAACTCGACATGACATATTTCCATGAGATACAACTCTATCACCAATTTTGATATTTTTTACATCTTCACCTACTGCAATTACTTCTCCTGCAGCATCAGTACCAGAAATATGAGGTAAAGGTACAGCTAAAGGTTTTCCTCTCATTCCCCAAATATCATCATAATTCAAAGAGGCATATTTTACTTTGAAAACAACTTCATTTGGTTTTGGAATAGGTTCAGGAATATCTTTAATTTTTAAAATTTTTGAAAAATCATCATCCGTAGTATAATTATCATATACTAGGGCTTTCATGATTATTTCAAACTTTTTCCGGTTATATGATTTGTCAAATTAGGCTCAAACCACAAACAATTATAATCATAACTCCAAAAAATACAACATGTCTGAAATTGCTGCACTTCCAGGAGACAAAATAGCATCTATTGAAGAATATGAAACAGGCTACAATACTTTTGATGACGGAGATATGGTCCGTGCATCAACTGTAGGTAAGACAGAACTGGACAAAGAAGCTAGAGTTGCAAACATAAAACATCCAAAAATGATATCAATTCCTAAAGTAGGAGACATCATAATAGGAACTGTAGCAGCAGTAATGTCTTCTATGATCGCAGTATCAATCGATTACATTAATGGTAAACCAACCACTTCTAAAGTTGAATGTATTTGCTCAACAAGAAATCTTAGAAAAAAGAATGTTGCTTTGGTAAACGATATTGTTACACTAAAAATTTTGAATCACCTAAACGGTACAATTCATGCAACAATTGAGGAACCACATTTGGGGGTATTATTTACAAAATGTAGAAAATGTGGTAAAAAAGTAGTCCAGATGCGCGATGCCATAAAATGTACAGAATGTTCTTGGATTGATGAAAGAAAACTTTCAACGAATTATGGCAATAGTGATTTCGTAAAGCTGAGAGAGTAAGAAATGACAAGTGTTTCGTTCCAAGGTGAACGAGGGGCA
This window encodes:
- the dph2 gene encoding diphthamide biosynthesis enzyme Dph2, coding for MIVIDEERIFKEIEIKKPASVSLNGPDGILPQVQETAMNITRRFGIPAYVLADTTWGTCDLNSNGSKVLGAEIQFNIGHTINTESFEKNLILINAFDDVEFDSVAKKCVDILKGKQISLVTDSQHLHQMDKVNEILTNGGVYVKIGKGKGQLNDGQVFGCEFYPATELKDKVDAYVFLGQSNFHAAGIALSTNKLTYVLDPYFNEVREVTEFAQKLKKKATLAIYKAADAQSFGIIIGLKEGQLSKVFALKFKKELEKEGKTVQLFALTDITNERLKNLKGIDAFIQVACPRISTDNQFDKPVLSTPQANALLKILRHESIDEYLEIPHWL
- a CDS encoding zinc-binding dehydrogenase, encoding MKALVYDNYTTDDDFSKILKIKDIPEPIPKPNEVVFKVKYASLNYDDIWGMRGKPLAVPLPHISGTDAAGEVIAVGEDVKNIKIGDRVVSHGNMSCRVCKLCTSGREYDCKKRKIWGFETGPLWGGYCEVTHLPEVNVVKIPDNVTYESAAAASMTLLTSWHMLVGRAKIQPGQLVLVMGGSSGVGNYGIQIAKLFGCTVIATASPDKLNQLLELGADYAVDHRKEDWHKEIRDIAKKIIKPFGDSPGIDVIFEHIGGSHWNKELTLLKYGATIVTTGATTGYDAKTDLRHIFFKGINILGSTQGTRSELEHALYWMSQGKIRSIIDSVYTFEQAVEAHTKMLTGKGLFGKILMKP
- a CDS encoding tRNA(Ile)(2)-agmatinylcytidine synthase, translating into MANSQILNIGFDDTDSPKGMCTTFLAYKIVDSLKKQDIEFLDFPKLIRFNPNIPWKTRGNGAVSMKIRTKNSSKIKNHIKKLVEKYSDIKNGANPGLVFYENKEIPDQFSKFSKLALWQLINRNHAKKFARKNNMEFFYQGNGQGLVGAIGAIGYDFKDHTLELLSYRKNSKFGKKRNLSAKSVKIMQEKTLPFTFNSFDNKKERVLITPHGPDPVFYGVRGENIDSLLRATKILKTSEKLSGYMIFKSNQGTGDHLKNELNPKNIKPYASGKITGIISDEPTIVKGGHVFFSINSDGFELCCAVYKPTGITSVASSLIKGDKVCVGGGIRKASKNHPRILNLEFIDIIELKKNMIKSNPNCKKCNKKMKSKGNNQGFQCIKCGKKSENKVSREIPRKIKKQLYVPIVSAHRHLSRPVQRIGRINKESKFDESSSWFCVYDN
- a CDS encoding PQQ-dependent sugar dehydrogenase, giving the protein MDKKLRIAGIIAALSFSIFYLTFSSNSLPIPEPLSPVPENNSVDILAENLDEPRSIAISDDRIFVTEKDGLIRVIQNNTLLDEPLAALRPAKVFDGGLLGIALHPDFSNNHLIYVFLTYEENGELWNKILQITESENKLVDAKTIFDKIPGSVFTNGGFLKFGPDKKLYVGTGTVSESSHMPQNLDSLSGKILRLNDDGTIPTDNPFPNSSIYSLGHRNPQGMTWDDKGQMYLSELGPEKNDEINLIKPGKNYGWPEQQCSGNGKYENAIMCYDPSIEPGGILYYSGDKISLEADFVMASLRATNLYQLDFSEGLSSQKTILSGVGRIRDVVQSPDGSLYVITSNTDGKGFPDSMDDKLLRIKK
- a CDS encoding tetratricopeptide repeat protein, coding for MAGNPKIDSLLDEANRLFLKGKLQDAITYYDKILDDDSNHIASLNNKGYALNKLKNYDGAIQCYDIALKLDPNDLSVLVNKISSLRKKGAFTDALIYCNAILKNNPKYNIVLYHKERILFSLNSFEESIHCCDIILEDYPNNGDVLFDKSCNFAMLSRFDDSLDTLEKAISQGIQYKIKAKKTKSFEKLIGNQKFQKLIS
- a CDS encoding exosome complex RNA-binding protein Csl4, encoding MSEIAALPGDKIASIEEYETGYNTFDDGDMVRASTVGKTELDKEARVANIKHPKMISIPKVGDIIIGTVAAVMSSMIAVSIDYINGKPTTSKVECICSTRNLRKKNVALVNDIVTLKILNHLNGTIHATIEEPHLGVLFTKCRKCGKKVVQMRDAIKCTECSWIDERKLSTNYGNSDFVKLRE